A single Candidatus Babeliales bacterium DNA region contains:
- the miaA gene encoding tRNA (adenosine(37)-N6)-dimethylallyltransferase MiaA: MKKQIIIIFGQTGVGKTDFADLLAQQIPSEIINMDVGQFYTPLTIGTAKPDWKHASVPYHMFDILDSPTDYTVMMYRKRLLELMHTIWQAGKVPIIVGGSGFYLKSIFFPPHAPSGATMREVVPEWFENKSLQELWQELFMIDPVRAETIEKHDRYRIERALTIWKTSNIKPSEYRTPYQPPADFTLLFLTRDRSELYTRIDNRVIGMMEQGFLDEVRSLRGTAWEQFLLQKKLIGYNELLDYFSGDETEERLRQAIVRMQSRSRQYAKRQHTFWNMLQRQFDMVKTENQEHQVAAHIESVNLTLLNINLYITLLRRRVLHS; the protein is encoded by the coding sequence ATGAAAAAACAGATAATTATTATTTTTGGACAGACCGGTGTTGGGAAAACTGATTTCGCTGACTTATTAGCGCAACAGATTCCATCAGAAATTATTAATATGGATGTTGGACAGTTTTATACGCCACTTACCATTGGGACGGCAAAGCCAGATTGGAAACATGCATCCGTACCCTATCATATGTTTGATATTCTTGATAGCCCAACTGATTATACAGTAATGATGTATCGCAAGCGGCTTTTAGAACTAATGCACACAATCTGGCAAGCGGGAAAAGTGCCAATTATTGTCGGTGGATCCGGGTTTTATTTAAAATCTATTTTCTTTCCGCCACATGCCCCTTCGGGTGCGACCATGCGTGAAGTTGTACCAGAGTGGTTTGAAAATAAGTCATTACAAGAGCTATGGCAAGAGCTTTTTATGATAGATCCGGTGCGAGCCGAAACGATTGAAAAACATGATAGGTATAGGATTGAACGCGCACTTACTATTTGGAAAACAAGCAATATAAAACCATCTGAATACCGAACTCCATACCAACCACCAGCTGATTTTACTCTGCTCTTTTTAACGCGTGATCGATCGGAACTGTATACTCGTATTGATAACCGGGTAATTGGTATGATGGAGCAAGGGTTCTTGGATGAGGTACGCTCATTACGTGGAACGGCGTGGGAGCAATTTTTGTTGCAGAAAAAGTTGATTGGGTACAATGAGCTTCTTGACTATTTCTCTGGAGATGAGACTGAAGAGCGATTGCGTCAGGCGATTGTTCGAATGCAAAGTCGATCGAGACAATATGCAAAACGACAACACACGTTTTGGAATATGTTACAACGGCAATTTGATATGGTAAAAACAGAAAATCAAGAGCATCAGGTGGCAGCGCATATCGAATCGGTCAACTTAACTTTGTTAAACATTAATTTATATATTACACTGCTGAGACGTAGGGTGTTACATTCTTAA